The nucleotide window GTCGTCGGCCTAGGCCCGCAATCGGCCGGCGCCCACACGGTGGCGGCGCGTTGAGCCGCCGCGTGCTCATTTCGCGGTGACGATGCGCACCACGTCCCCGTTCTCAAGGGCGTGATCCGCTCCCATCACCATCTTGGTCCTTGCGTTCACGGCGCGGATGAAATGGTCGCCGAGATCGGTGTGGACGCGGTAGGCGAGTTGCTTCGCGGTGGTGCCGCGAGGGACGAGATGGGCGTCCGGAAGGACGCGACCTTCCTTGTCCGTGTAGTGCGAGTCGTCCTCCACGGGGTAGACGACGACCTGGTCGAGCGTCTTGAAGACCACGTCCTCGAGCGCGCACTCCACTCCGGTCGAGCCGAACTTTTGGAGGACGTGCATGCGGATGAATTCGAGGGCCTTCCTTTGCTTCTCGCTCAGTTTCGAATCGTCGACGATCTTGAAGTCCGCCTCCCCCGGCAGGTAATCGATGACGCCGGCGTTCGCGGCCTTTCGTAACGCGAGCTCCGATTCCGCGGAGCTGGCCAGGACGGGGTACGACTTGATCGCCAGGAGCCGTTCGACGATCTTCGGATCGGCCTTGTCGGCCTTGTTGGCCGCGACGAGCATCGGTTTCGACGCCTCGCGCACGGCCCGCGCGAAGGCGAGAAGTCCCTCGTCGCCCCAGAGTGTCGGCCGCTCGGGGTTTAGCCCCGTCTTTCGAAGGGCCGCGTGGACGTTCAATTCCGTGACGCCAAGCCCCGCAAGCCTCTCGTGGAGGATGGGTTCTATCTTCTTCTTTTGCATCTCGGCCCCCCGGACGGTCTCGCGCCAACCGCGCTCCAGGATGCCGCGTATCCAGAAGGCGATCTCGTCGGGAAGGAACTCGACGTCCTTTGCCGGATCGTAGATGCCTGCCCCCACCTCGCGGCCCTCCTCGTCCG belongs to Euryarchaeota archaeon and includes:
- a CDS encoding redox-regulated ATPase YchF — protein: MLEVGLVGKPNVGKSTFFSALTLVPVEIANYPFTTVEPNRGVAFVRSPCPHVALKTQCTPRTGACKDGTRLVPVELIDVAGLVPKAHEGRGLGNKFLDDLRKASAFIHIVDASGSTDEEGREVGAGIYDPAKDVEFLPDEIAFWIRGILERGWRETVRGAEMQKKKIEPILHERLAGLGVTELNVHAALRKTGLNPERPTLWGDEGLLAFARAVREASKPMLVAANKADKADPKIVERLLAIKSYPVLASSAESELALRKAANAGVIDYLPGEADFKIVDDSKLSEKQRKALEFIRMHVLQKFGSTGVECALEDVVFKTLDQVVVYPVEDDSHYTDKEGRVLPDAHLVPRGTTAKQLAYRVHTDLGDHFIRAVNARTKMVMGADHALENGDVVRIVTAK